One genomic window of Lolium rigidum isolate FL_2022 unplaced genomic scaffold, APGP_CSIRO_Lrig_0.1 contig_34438_1, whole genome shotgun sequence includes the following:
- the LOC124681148 gene encoding sphinganine C4-monooxygenase 2-like — protein MEFISGEELVVMLAPVAVYWVYSGMYEALGSSKALDKYRLHSRSDEVTKNMASKKDVVKGVLLQQAIQAAISVAVLKLTASEQDGGIDVKLPLSSAATASFLDTAARFAVAMVVLDAWQYFMHRLMHSSQYMYRRFHSWHHRVVAPYAFAAQYNHPVDGVLTETLSGAAAFLASGLSPRAAAAFFVFATVKGIDDHCGVLAPWNPLHAVFRHNNTAYHDVHHQLSGGRRNFSQPFFVVWDRLLGTYTGYTVEERHGGGLQVKITKDHV, from the exons ATGGAGTTCATCAGCGGCGAGGAGCTCGTGGTGATGCTGGCGCCGGTGGCCGTGTACTGGGTCTACTCGGGCATGTACGAGGCGCTAGGGAGCAGCAAGGCGCTGGACAAGTACAGGCTGCACTCGAGGAGTGACGAGGTGACCAAGAACATGGCGTCCAAGAAGGACGTCGTCAAGGGCGTGCTTCTGCAGCAGGCCATCCAGGCTGCCATCTCAGTTGCGGTGCTCAAG CTGACAGCCAGCGAGCAAGACGGCGGCATCGATGTCAAGTTGCCTTTGTCGTCGGCGGCAACGGCGTCGTTCCTGGACACGGCGGCCCGGTTCGCCGTGGCGATGGTCGTGCTGGACGCGTGGCAGTACTTCATGCACCGGCTGATGCACTCGAGCCAGTACATGTACCGGCGGTTCCACTCGTGGCACCACCGCGTGGTGGCACCCTACGCGTTCGCGGCGCAGTACAACCACCCGGTGGACGGCGTGCTGACGGAGACGCTGTCGGGCGCGGCGGCCTTCCTCGCCTCCGGGTTgagcccgcgcgccgccgctgccttcTTCGTCTTCGCCACCGTCAAGGGGATTGACGACCACTGCGGGGTGCTGGCCCCGTGGAACCCGCTACACGCTGTGTTCCGGCACAACAACACGGCGTACCACGACGTGCACCACCAGCTGAGCGGCGGGCGGCGCAACTTCTCGCAGCCCTTCTTCGTGGTCTGGGACCGCCTGCTGGGCACCTACACGGGGTACACCGTGGAGGAGCGCCACGGCGGCGGGCTCCAGGTCAAGATCACCAAAGATCACGTCTAG
- the LOC124681150 gene encoding vacuolar protein sorting-associated protein 25-like, translating into MQRPGDFKLPPFFNYPPYFTLQPVRETREKQVQLWKDLILDYCKSHKMYIISLEEDFPLFSNPNIERSLSYEAKEVFLAALVSEGRAEWIDKSHKKCLILWLRIQDWANYILDFVRENGLEVTTIEDIRSGIETHGTELAGIDRGVLIRALKLLEQKGKATIFKGTSADDEGVKFSA; encoded by the exons ATGCAGAGGCCGGGAGATTTCAAGCTTCCCCCCTTCTTCAACTACCCGCCCTACTTCAC TTTGCAGCCTGTGAGGGAAACACGTGAAAAGCAAGTGCAGCTATGGAAAGATCTGATACTTGATTACTGTAAAAGTCATAAGATGTATATAATCTCCTTGGAAGAAGATTTTCCGTTGTTCTCCAATCCAAATATTGAGA GGTCTCTAAGCTATGAAGCAAAGGAAGTGTTCCTTGCAGCTCTTGTTAGTGAAG GGCGTGCTGAATGGATTGACAAAAGTCACAAGAAGTGTCTCATTCTTTGGCTGCGGATTCAAGATTGGGCCAACTACATATTAGACTTT GTGAGGGAAAATGGGTTGGAAGTAACAACAATTGAAGATATACGATCTGGAATTGAAACACATGGAACCG AACTTGCGGGAATCGATCGTGGTGTCCTCATCCGAGCTTTGAAGCTGCTGGAACAAAAGGGAAAGGCAACTATCTTCAAGGGGACTTCAGCGGATGATGAAGGCGTCAAATTTTCGGCTTAA